A single Melopsittacus undulatus isolate bMelUnd1 chromosome 11, bMelUnd1.mat.Z, whole genome shotgun sequence DNA region contains:
- the LOC101878774 gene encoding myosin-1B-like isoform X4: MSSDAEMAAFGEAAPYLRKSEKERIEAQNKPFDAKTSVFVVHSKESYVKGKIQSKEPGKITVKTEDGETLTVKEDQVFPMNPPKYDKIEDMAMMTHLHEPAVLYNLKERYAAWMIYTYSGLFCVTVNPYKWLPVYNPEVVLAYRGKKRQEAPPHIFSISDNAYQFMLTDRENQSVLITGESGAGKTVNTKRVIQYFATIAASGDKKKEEPQAAGKMQGTLEDQIISANPLLEAFGNAKTVRNDNSSRFGKFIRIHFGATGKLASADIETYLLEKSRVTFQLKAERSYHIFYQIMSNKKPELIEMLLITTNPYDYLYVSQGEITVASINDQEELMATDTAIDILGFAPDEKTAIYKLTGAVMHYGNLKFKQKQREEQAEPDGTEVADKAAYLMGLNSAELLKALCYPRVKVGNEYVTKGQTVQQVYNSVGALAKAVFEKMFLWMVVRINQQLDTKQPRQYFIGVLDIAGFEIFDFNSLEQLCINFTNEKLQQFFNHHMFVLEQEEYKKEGIDWEFIDFGMDLAACIELIEKPMGIFSILEEECMFPKATDTSFKNKLYDQHLGKSNNFQKPKPAKGKAEAHFSLVHYAGTVDYNITGWLEKNKDPLNESVVGLYQKSSLKTLALLFASVESGGGGGKKGAKKKGASFQTVSAVFRENLNKLMSNLRSTHPHFVRCLIPNETKTPGAMEHELVLHQLRCNGVLEGIRICRKGFPSRIVYADFKQRYKVLNASAIPEGQFMDNKKASEKLLGSIDVDHTQYKLGHTKVFFKAGLLGLLEEMRDEKLVQLITHTQAMCRGYLMRVEFKKMMDRRESIFCIQYNVRSFMNVKHWPWMKMFFKIKPLLKSAESEKEIANMKEEFEKTKEDLAKSEAKRKELEEKMVKLVQEKNDLQLQVQAEADSLADAEERCEQLIKAKIQLEGKIKELTERAEEEEEMNAELTAKKRKLEDECSELKKDIDDLELTLAKVEKEKHATENKVKNLTEEMAALDETIAKLTKEKKALQEAHQQTLDDLQVEEDKVNTLTKAKTKLEQQVDDLEGSLEQEKKLRMDLERAKRKLEGDLKLAQDNIMDLENDKQQLDEKLKKKDFEISQIQSKIEDEQTLGMQLQKKIKELQARIEELEEEIEAERTSRAKAEKHRSDLSRELEEISERLEEAGGATAAQIEMNKKREAEFQKMRRDLEEATLQHEATAAALRKKHADSTAELGEQIDNLQRVKQKLEKEKSELKVEIDDLASNMESVSKAKANLEKMCRSLEDQLSEIKTKEEEQQRTINDISAQRARLQTESGEYSRQVEEKDAQISQLSRGKQAFTQQIEELKRHLEEEIKAKNALAHALQAARHDCDLLREQYEEEQEAKGELQRALSKANSEVSNWRTKYETDAIQRMEEMEEAKKKLTQRLQDAEEHVEAVNAKCASLEKTKQRLQNEVEDLMIDVERSNAACAALDKKQKNFDKILSEWKQKYEETQAELEASQKEARSLSTELFKMKNAYEESLDHLETLKRENKNLQQEISDLTEQIAEGGKAIHELEKVKKQVEQEKSELQASLEEAEASLEHEEGKILRLQLELNQVKAEIDRKIAEKDEEIDQMKRNHLRIVESMQSTMDAEIRSRNEALRLKKKMEGDLNEMEIQLSHANRQAAEAQKNLRNTQGVLKDTQIQLDDALRAQEDLKEQVAMVERRASLLQAEVEELRAALEQTERSRKLAEQELMDASERVQLLHTQNTSLINTKKKLETDIAQIQGEMEDTIQEARNAEEKAKKAITDAAMMAEELKKEQDTSAHLERMKKNLDQTVKDLQHRLDEAEQLALKGGKKQIQKLEARVRELEGEVDAEQKRSAEAVKGVRKYERRVKELTFQSEEDRKNILRLQDLVDKLQMKVKSYKRQAEEAEELSNVNLSKFRKIQHKLEEAEERADIAESQVNKLRAKNREIGKAESEE, translated from the exons ATGTCGTCAGATGCTGAGATGGCTGCCTTTGGGGAGGCAGCTCCCTATCTCCGAAAGTCAGAAAAGGAGAGAATAGAGGCCCAGAACAAGCCTTTCGATGCTAAGACATCAGTCTTTGTGGTGCATTCTAAGGAATCCTATGTGAAAGGCAAAATCCAGAGCAAAGAACCAGGGAAGATCACTGTCAAGACTGAAGATGGAGAG ACCCTGACTGTGAAGGAAGACCAAGTCTTTCCCATGAACCCTCCCAAATATGATAAAATTGAGGACATGGCCATGATGACCCACCTCCATGAACCCGCTGTGCTGTACAACCTCAAAGAGCGTTACGCAGCCTGGATGATCTAC ACCTACTCGGGTCTCTTCTGTGTCACCGTCAACCCCTACAAGTGGCTGCCAGTGTACAACCCGGAGGTGGTGTTGGCCTACCGAGGCAAGAAGCGCCAGGAGGCCCCTCCACACATCTTCTCCATCTCTGACAATGCCTATCAGTTCATGCTGACTG ATCGCGAGAACCAGTCAGTCCTGATCAC CGGAGAATCCGGAGCAGGGAAGACTGTGAACACAAAACGTGTCATCCAGTACTTTGCAACAATTGCAGCAAGTGGGGacaagaagaaggaagagcCACAGGCAGCAGGCAAAATGCAG GGGACACTTGAGGATCAAATCATCAGTGCGAACCCACTGCTGGAGGCTTTTGGTAATGCCAAGACTGTGAGGAATGACAACTCCTCACGCTTT ggTAAGTTCATCAGAATCCATTTTGGTGCCACAGGGAAACTGGCTTCTGCAGACATTGAAACAT ATCTGCTGGAGAAGTCCAGAGTCACTTTCCAGCTCAAGGCAGAAAGAAGCTACCACATATTCTATCAGATCATGTCCAACAAGAAGCCAGAGCTAATTG AGATGTTACTGATCACCACCAATCCATATGACTATCTGTATGTGAGTCAAGGTGAGATCACTGTTGCCAGCATTAACGACCAGGAAGAGCTGATGGCCACAGAT ACTGCCATTGACATCCTGGGCTTCGCTCCTGATGAGAAGACAGCCATCTATAAGCTGACAGGGGCTGTCATGCATTATGGCAACCTGAAGTTTAAGCAGAAGCAGCgtgaggagcaggcagagccgGATGGCACAGAAG TCGCTGATAAGGCTGCTTATTTGATGGGCTTGAactcagctgaactgctgaaggCCCTCTGCTATCCACGAGTCAAAGTTGGGAATGAATATGTGACCAAGGGTCAAACCGTGCAGCAG gTCTACAATTCAGTGGGTGCTTTGGCAAAAGCTGTCTTTGAGAAGATGTTCCTGTGGATGGTTGTTCGTATCAACCAACAGCTGGATACCAAGCAGCCCAGACAGTACTTCATTGGTGTCCTGGACATTGCTGGCTTTGAGATCTTTGAT TTCAAcagcctggagcagctgtgCATCAACTTCACCAATGAGAAACTGCAACAGTTCTTCAACCACCACATGtttgtgctggagcaggaggagtaCAAGAAGGAAGGAATTGATTGGGAGTTCATTGACTTTGGGATGGATCTGGCTGCCTGCATTGAGCTCATTGAGAAG CCCATGGGCATCTTCTCCATCCTGGAAGAGGAGTGCATGTTCCCCAAGGCAACTGACACCTCTTTCAAGAACAAGCTCTATGACCAACATCTGGGCAAGTCCAACAACTTCCAGAAGCCTAAACCTGCCAAAGGCAAGGCTGAGGCTCACTTCTCTCTGGTGCACTATGCTGGCACAGTGGACTACAATATCACTGGCTGGCTTGAGAAGAACAAGGATCCCTTGAATGAAAGTGTTGTGGGGCTCTACCAGAAGTCATCCTTGAAAACACTGGCCTTACTCTTTGCCTCTGTTG AgagtggtggtggtggcggCAAGAAGGGTGCCAAGAAGAAGGGTGCTTCTTTCCAAACTGTCTCAGCTGTTTTCCGG GAGAATTTAAACAAGCTGATGAGTAATCTCCGAAGCACACATCCTCATTTTGTGCGATGCCTCATTcctaatgaaacaaaaacacctG GTGCCATGGAACATGAGCTGGTGCTGCATCAGTTGCGGTGTAATGGTGTGCTGGAAGGGATTAGAATTTGCAGGAAAGGATTCCCCAGCAGAATAGTCTATGCAGACTTCAAGCAAAG GTACAAGGTGCTTAATGCCAGTGCAATCCCAGAGGGACAGTTTATGGACAACAAGAAGGCTTCTGAGAAGCTCCTTGGATCCATTGATGTGGACCACACCCAGTACAAATTGGGTCATACAAAG GTGTTCTTCAAAGCTGGGCTGCTGGGACTCCTGGAGGAGATGAGGGATGAGAAGCTGGTACAGCTCATTACCCACACACAAGCCATGTGCAGGGGCTACCTGATGAGAGTGGAGTTCAAGAAAATGATGGATAGGAG GGAGTCCATCTTCTGCATTCAGTACAATGTCAGGTCATTCATGAATGTGAAGCACTGGCCCTGGATGAAGATGTTCTTTAAGATCAAGCCCTTGCTGAAGAGCGCAGAATCTGAGAAAGAGATAGCCAACATGAAGGAAGAGTTTGAGAAAACCAAGGAAGACCTTGCAAAATCTGAGGCAaagaggaaggagctggaggagaaaatGGTGAAACTGgtgcaggagaaaaatgatcTGCAGCTCCAAGTACAGGCT GAAGCTGATAGTTTGGCTGATGCAGAGGAAAGATGTGAACAGCTCATCAAAGCCAAAATCCAGTTGGAAGGCAAAATTAAGGAGCTAACAGAGagagcagaagaggaagaagagatgaaTGCTGAGCTGACAGCCAAGAAGAGGAAACTGGAGGATGAATGCTCAGAGTTGAAGAAAGATATTGATGACCTTGAGTTAACACTGGCCAAGgttgagaaggaaaaacatgcCACTGAAAACAAG GTGAAAAATCTCACAGAGGAGATGGCAGCCTTGGACGAGACCATTGCCAAGCtgacaaaagagaagaaagcccTCCAGGAGGCCCATCAGCAGACACTGGATGACCTGCAGGTAGAAGAGGACAAAGTCAATACGCTGACCAAAGCTAAGACCAAGCTGGAGCAACAAGTGGATGAT CTGGAAGGGTCCCTGGAGCAAGAGAAGAAACTGCGCATGGACCTTGAGAGAGCCAAGAGGAAACTTGAAGGAGACCTGAAGCTGGCCCAAGACAACATCATGGATTTGGAAAATGataagcagcagctggatgagaaactgaagaa GAAAGACTTTGAAATCAGCCAGATCCAGAGCAAAATCGAGGATGAGCAAACCCTGGGCATGCAATTACAGAAGAAGATTAAAGAATTGCAG GCTCGTATTGAGGAATTGGAGGAAGAAATTGAGGCAGAGCGAACCTCTCGggcaaaagcagagaagcatcGGTCTGACCTCTcaagggagctggaggagatcAGCGAGCGcctggaagaagcaggaggGGCTACAGCAGCTCAGATCGAGATGAACAAGAAGCGTGAAGCCGAGTTTCAGAAGATGCGTCGTGACCTCGAAGAGGCCACGCTGCAGCACGAAGCCACGGCTGCTGCCCTGCGGAAGAAGCATGCAGACAGCACCGCTGAGCTTGGGGAGCAGATCGACAACCTGCAGCGAGTGaagcagaagctggagaaggagaagagtGAGCTGAAGGTGGAGATCGACGACCTGGCCAGTAACATGGAGTCTGTCTCCAAAGCCAAG GCAAATCTGGAGAAGATGTGTCGCTCCCTAGAAGATCAGCTCAGTGAGATTAAGACAAAGGAGGAGGAACAACAGCGCACAATTAATGACATAAGTGCTCAGAGAGCTCGGCTACAAACAGAATCTG GGGAATATTCGCGTCAGGTGGAGGAAAAAGATGCTCAGATTTCTCAGCTGTCAAGAGGCAAGCAGGCTTTCACTCAACAGATTGAGGAGCTCAAGAGGCACCTAGAGGAAGAGATCAAG GCCAAAAACGCGCTGGCCCATGCCTTGCAGGCTGCTCGCCACGACTGTGACTTGCTCCGGGAACAATatgaggaggagcaggaagccAAGGGAGAGCTGCAGCGTGCCTTGTCCAAGGCCAACAGCGAAGTGTCCAATTGGAGAACCAAATATGAGACAGACGCTATTCAGCGCAtggaggagatggaggaagCCAA GAAGAAGCTGACACAGCGCCTGCAGGATGCAGAAGAACACGTTGAAGCTGTCAATGCCAAATGTGCCTCAttggaaaagacaaagcagaggctgcagaatGAAGTGGAGGACCTCATGATTGACGTGGAGAGATCAAATGCTGCCTGTGCAGCTCTGGATAAGAAGCAGAAGAATTTTGACAAG ATCCTGTCAGAATGGAAGCAGAAGTATGAGGAAACACAGGCTGAGCTGGAAGCCTCCCAGAAGGAGGCCCGCTCTCTCAGCACAGAGCTCTTTAAGATGAAGAATGCCTATGAGGAGTCCTTGGACCACCTGGAAACGCTGAAGCGGGAGAACAAGAACTTGCAGC AGGAGATTTCTGACCTCACGGAGCAGAttgcagagggaggaaaagcaatTCATGAGCTGGAGAAAGTCAAGAAGCAGGTTGAGCAGGAGAAATCTGAGCTCCAGGCCTCACTAGAGGAAGCTGAG GCTTCCCTGGAACATGAAGAGGGGAAGATCCTGCGCCTCCAACTTGAGCTCAACCAGGTCAAGGCTGAGATTGACAGGAAGATAGCAGAGAAAGATGAGGAGATTGACCAGATGAAGAGAAACCACCTCAGAATTGTGGAGTCCATGCAGAGCACCATGGATGCTGAGATCAGGAGCAGGAATGAAGCCCTGCGTCTGAAGAAGAAGATGGAGGGAGATCTGAATGAAATGGAGATCCAGCTCAGCCATGCCAATCGCCAGGCTGCCGAGGCACAAAAGAACCTGAGAAACACACAGGGAGTGCTCAAG GATACCCAGATTCAATTGGATGATGCTCTCAGGGCACAGGAGGACCTGAAGGAGCAGGTGGCCATGGTGGAACGCAGAGCAAGCCTGTTGCAAGCTGAAGTTGAGGAGCTACGGGCAGCCCTGGAGCAGACAGAGCGGTCAAGGAAATTGGCTGAACAGGAACTGATGGATGCAAGTGAGAGAGTTCAGCTCCTCCATACCCAG AACACCAGCTTGATCAACAccaagaagaagctggaaacaGACATTGCCCAAATCCAGGGTGAGATGGAGGATACCATCCAGGAAGCCCGCAATGCTGAAGAGAAGGCCAAGAAGGCCATCACAGAT GCAGCCATGATGGCAGAAGAGCTGAAGAAGGAGCAGGACACCAGCGCCCACCTGGAGAGGATGAAGAAGAACCTGGACCAGACAGTGAAGGACCTGCAGCACCGTCTGGATGAGGCTGAACAGTTGGCACTGAAGGGAGGCAAGAAGCAAATCCAGAAGCTGGAGGCCAGA GTGCGGGAGCTGGAAGGGGAGGTTGATGCTGAGCAGAAGCGCAGCGCTGAAGCCGTGAAGGGTGTGCGCAAGTATGAGAGGAGGGTGAAGGAGCTGACCTTCCAG TCTGAGGAAGATCGGAAAAATATTCTCAGGCTCCAAGATCTAGTTGACAAGCTGCAAATGAAAGTGAAATCTTATAAGAGACAAGCTGAGGAGGCT GAGGAGCTGTCCAATGTCAACCTCTCCAAGTTCCGCAAGATCCAGCACAAGCTGGAGGAAGCTGAGGAGCGGGCTGACATTGCAGAGTCCCAGGTCAACAAGCTCCGAGCCAAGAACCGTGAAATTGGCAAGGCAGAAAGTGAAGAGTAA